From the genome of Gallus gallus isolate bGalGal1 chromosome 4, bGalGal1.mat.broiler.GRCg7b, whole genome shotgun sequence:
TTAGCAAGATGGGGCTTGATAAGTTATCACTTGagtcagagctgtgcagctcttaactgttttgtttttttttccagcacagccAAAGAGGGGGAAGACAAGCTTGCAAACAGGGGCAAATGACACAGAGCTTATACTAAATGGCAGAAGAGTGATAGGCACAAACTTTACCTTTTCACATTTTCACTCCCCAGctcatctggaaaagaaaaacagtttgtgtTCTGAGTTACCTTGTTTGTATATATACTATATTATAGGATAGTCTTCAACAGGGTTATTTTGAATGAGTTCTGTTTACAAAGGGTGTAACCGTTCACTTTTAGAAGAAAGACAGAACAACCCACCCTGCTTGCCTGCTGTTTTCACAGCAGCCCACTTTTAATCCTGGGCACAGGATTAAAATCCATGAGCACAGCCTGGCTGAGAGTGGGTGGATATCAGCATTGTGGTGAACATGAGTACACAAACGCCTAATTCACTAGTAAAGCATGCTTGTATGCTATTTTAAACCGActaatatttaattaaacatGGCCTGTGGGTGCCAACCCCAGTGCCAGCATTACTCCCATGCTACAGAACCCACGATCATGGATCCATCCACCCGTTCCTCAGCAGTGCTCAAAATTCCACCCCCAATGGGAAATGTGTGGGAGATCCTGAGGTAGTCTCTGGTCACAGAGACTAGAAATGGGCAACAAGGTGCCTGTCTGGGAACTGAGAGTTTGCTAGGGGTGTGGGCTGACATAAGGCAGGCACAGCCTGAAATTGCCATGGCAAATGACACCTTCATGAATTCATCAGTTGCCTTCATGACACCTGTACCACCACTTCAGAAGACCATTTATGAATAAAATGCCACAACATggctttttgttgctttatgCTCCAGATCTGCTGATTTCTCTGTTGAAGGTGGCTTCCTGAAACACCACTTTCCTTCCTGGGGCCAGAGCAGCTGCGTGGCCCTGGCTCATGTGGTTGGCACCCTCTGGGGCCCCTTACAAAGTTCCCTTAAAATGGTTATGCCTGTTCTTATTCTTCTGAAGTGCCCAACAGTCTCACCCTGCAGGCAGTATAAGGTGAGAGTAGTGCGTGATCCACCTTGTTTGTACTTGTTGAGCGCAAAGATAAAGTTTCACAGCTGTGGCCCCATTCTGTTGTGGGTATTGTGAGGAGCTGCCATGGATCCATGGGCACATGGCATGAGCTGAGAAGCTGCTACAGCTTACGACATGGGGCTGCTGCATGCTTCCCCTTTCCTGCCCAAGAGATGTGGAACTAAAAACAGAGACAAGCATCCTAAATGGGGCATCCTGACActtgaaataatttgttaaatGATGTCAAGTGTGTGGTAACGATTACCTCCCAATGCCCACGAAGAGAAGTTTACCTTGCTTAGACTTTTTCCGGTTATGGACCATTATAAAAATGATGACCAGCAAGATCAGCAGGGCCAGCAccactgcaggcacagcatACACTAGGACAGATGGCTCTTCCGTCTCTAGGCTCCCGTTACTGCTCGTGTCGCTCAGTTCAGGGCTGGGTGTACTGTCTATTTCCAGGCTGCCTTCAGTGGGCCCTGCAGTGACCAGCActggctgggggctgctcaCAGAGGTAGGGGATGTGGGAGGTGCAGAGGGAGGTGGCACTGTAGCAGTGGGTAATGCTGATGTTCCATATCCTGAGCCATCCTCGTTGTTCTCAGAGCCTGCCAAACACAGGGGCAGGGACAAGTTAACATTTTGTGGGTTTCATCAACGTTATCAGTGAGtcaaagcacacagctgtggTATTCATTCAAAGTGTTAAGAAAGATAATCAGTgaatgcatgcacacacacctgAATTCTTGGCCTTTGGATGCTAAACTAGATGGCAAGTCTGCCACAAGTCTCTACCTCAGTGTGGTTCTTCAGCTGACTTGTTCAGGGTTGCTGACTTCTACGTTACCCCCCAGTTTCGGCAGGTTGCCATCGTGGTACAGCATTTATGCTACAAAGCAGGATGGAATGGCATGACCTCTGCAGTGACATGATTGTCTCTGCTGTTGTCAGGTGCGGGCAGATAGAGTTTCCACTTGAGTTAGCCAGAGCTTCAGGTTTTTAGCTCCTCATTGCTGGCATTTCAAATCTCACAGGACTGGATCCGAAAGCACTTAGCATTTAAAACGCTTTGGTAAACACATTAATCTTCATAATGGCCCTGAGAGATGAGCAGTTATCATCTCCATTTTACAAATGAGAAATCAGAAGGACAGAATGCTGTCCTTCCCAGGGACACtgagaaagaggggaaaactGAGGTAAGAGCGCTACCTCTTGCTTCACCCACCCTGCAACATCCTCACCTGCCACATCTgtctcaagaaggagctgagCATCCCACGGGACTGCATGCCAGGAACCCCAATTTCAAATCAATGCAATGCTCTGAGGGGGACAGCAGCAATCTATCTGCCTCTTTATGCCAGTTATCATGCAGGCATCTGATTGTTTCATCCTCTCCTACAAGCTAGGAAAGAATGTTAATGCTTATTAAATAACAGGTAATACTTCAGTAAGGTATTTGGCTACTATGAAAGCCACCAGCCCCTTTCACTGCAGTACAACAATGTGAATGTTAGCTCTTTGATGGCAAAAGACTTCATGTCAGTAGCTTCCATGCTGTGCTCTTCCCTATTCAGCCAAGAGCAAAGCACAACCTctgcctccctgcaggcagTGACTCCTTATGCATGTGCTCCTGTGATCTGCTGGCTCTCATTAATCCTCTCATTACAGAGGACGGGAAGAAGAGAGCCTCTCCATTACTCTTTTTAGCAACCTGACTTCTCTCCAGGGGTAGTTCATAGTCccagcatttgcagctcctCCATTTATACCACGTATGTTTACCTCCATCACTGTATGTGGCCAGAGTGCTGCCGGCAGGGCAGACACACCGCTGGGTGAGTTCCTGCAACCACgcttctctctctgctgtggCCATCCCTCTGACACCTATCAGCTGCCTGGGCTGGTAGATGTACAAGGACAAGCTTGCTAAAAATAGCGCAGAGGGGAAAGGGCATGGGggaaattgtttgtttttcatttactaGTAGAGCAAAGATGGATTTTTCAAATGTCTGAAGCATGAGGTGactccaaaggaaaagcaaacagtcACATCTCATTAAATGCAGCACCAGGCTCTCAGCTGCGGCATATGCTGTGTTTGATTTCCAAGAGAGACATTTCCAATGTCTCCACTACTTTTTATTTGCCTATATTTGAACTGCAAAGCAGTTTTCAAGCTATCCATCTCTGCATGAAATAGAATTACCTTTTCTAGTCTCTGGATAAAGAAAATGGCAAATCACAGGGAGGAGTGACCTTGTCGCCACGTATTTTTGTTCACTTTACATCATTCCAGGGACAAAACGCGGTCTCTTTTTTGGACAAGCTTTCCTCTCACTAAGGCATTTTCTTCGAGCAATTTGGCTGTCTTTCAGCATCAGGGCAGCCGATTGCACAAGGTTCCTGCAAGCACCGTGCTCTCATTTCCCTTGTTCCCCCGTAGCTGTGGCACACCCCATGCTACCCTGCTGCCTGCCGCTCTGGtccccagcacagggatgcCATGATGTCTGTGCTTCCGAGCCTGCCTTTCAGGGCATGCAAAGGGAGCTGAATGTCCCAAGCAGCTTTTGTAGCAGGACCTGAGCAGCTCCGCaaacaaataacatttctgCTGTGGCTGCATTTCTTCCCCCGAGGTCTGTGTTGAGGCACTTGGAGGTGGCGATAGGAGCTGTCGACGaagcaggcaggcagacaggTTTCTGGTTGTGGCTGGATGAGAGGCAAAATAAAACGCTTGCAGTCAGCACGCTGAgt
Proteins encoded in this window:
- the TMEM154 gene encoding transmembrane protein 154: MWAPGWVPLLSALLLVRQGTAQGGSENNEDGSGYGTSALPTATVPPPSAPPTSPTSVSSPQPVLVTAGPTEGSLEIDSTPSPELSDTSSNGSLETEEPSVLVYAVPAVVLALLILLVIIFIMVHNRKKSKQDELGSENVKSPIFEEDTPSVMEIEMEELDKWMNSMNKNADCECLPTVREEEKESVANPSDGES